The sequence below is a genomic window from Paramormyrops kingsleyae isolate MSU_618 unplaced genomic scaffold, PKINGS_0.4 ups98, whole genome shotgun sequence.
GGATTTTTTCACGTGAATgagtttttttgtgtatttttaagcTAGAAGGGCTTTTAAAACTCTTTCCACAATCCAAACAACCATGCTTATTCATATTTGAGTTCATGTTTGAATTTGCATATTtatcctgctggtgctgctCTATTTGGAATAAGCCAACACAATCACTTTCTTGATTGCTGCGATCATTTCTGGAAAGTGACGGCCGATCATAGCATGAATCAAttgtttcagttttaatttGCTCAGATTCCAGACATTCTTCTAATCCCACCTTGACAATACTGAGATCCTGCATTGCACCTGAACTTTCTATGTTGTTGAAAATTACTAGACGTCTTCTTGATTCAAATTTGGCTTCAGTAAATTTCATACTATCGATGCACTGTGTATTGGGGTCTTCTGCCACCTTAATATAATCTGGATCAATGTGCTCAAATTTGATTTGTCTTGCATTCGGATAGACTTCATCAATATCAGTATTCTGTATGATGGCTGTATATGCTGGGTTGGCACAAACCGAATCAGATTCAGTGTTACCATTCATTGACAATCTGCATGGTGATCTTTCGCGAAAATGTACTTTAAGGTGTCTTTTTAAATAAGACATACACTTAAAATGTTTCCCACAATGGTCACACTTGCTTGGTTTTTCTTCTGAATGAGTTCTCATATGTACTGTTAATCCGCTTCCTTGTGCAAAACTTTTCTCACACAATGTGCAACTATACGGCTTTTCACCAGAATGAATTCTCATATGTATCTTTAAGTTTGGTGCCTGAGCGAAACTCTTTCCACATTCGGTACAGCTGTATGGTTTTTCTCCAGAGTGAACTCTCTTGTGTACTTTTAAGTTAGAAGGGCTTTTAAAATGCTTTCCACAATCCAAACAAccatatttattcatatttgagttatcctgctggtgctgctCTATTTGGAATGAGCCAACACAATCACTTTTTTGAGTATCATGATAATTTCTGGAAAATGACAACTGCTTGGTATCTGAAGTTAATAAATCCCTTTCAAATCTCTGTTTTTCATCCTCATTACGCACCTTAGAATTAGTTGCAAAATCAATGAAATCTGTTACGCCTTCACTAAATTCACATTTCACACctgttctgtcacaatcagCAAACTGCAACTGAACATTATGTCTAAACTGATCAGAGCCTGGATCAATCAATTCAGTTTTGATTTGTTCAGATGTCAGACATTCTTCTAATCCCACCTTCACAATACTGAGATCCTGCATTGCATTTGAATTTTCTGTGTGCTTGAAAATTGCTAGACGTCCTCTTGATTCAAATTTGGCTTCAGTAAATTTCTCACTATCGATGCACTGTGTATTTGGGTCTTCTGCCACCTGAATATAATCTCGATCAATATGCTCAGGTTTGATTTGTCTTGCATTCAGAGAACCTTCATCAATGGCCGCATTGCGTATGATACTTGTATATGCTGTGTTGGCACAATCTGAATCAGATTTAGTCTTACCAGTTAATCTGCCTTGTGATTTTTCACCAGAATGAATTTTCAGGTGTTTTTTTAAGTAATAGGTAGACTTAAAATGTTTCCCACACTGGTCACACTTGCTTGGTTTTTCTTCTGAATGAGTTCTCATATGTACTGTTAATCCGCTTCCTTGTGCAAAATTTTTCTCACACAGCGTGCAACTATATGGCTTCTCACCAGAATGAATTCTCATGTGTATGTTTAAGTGTGCTGCCTGAGTAAAGCTCTTTCCACATTCAGTACAGCTGTACGGTTTTTCCCCAGAGTGAACTCTCTTGTGTCTAGTTAAGCGAAATAAACAAGTAAAACCCTTTCCACATTCAGTGCAACTGTATGGTTTTTCAGCTAAATGAATTTCACAATGTCTTCGTAAATAGATTGCATCCTTAAAACTCTTTCCGCACTGATCACAGACATTTGGTCTTTCTCCAGAATGGTTTAAAATGTGGTTCTTGTAGGTAGCTCGGGTAAAAAACCTCATTCCACATTCGGTGCACTGATATGGTTTTTCCCCAGAATGAAACCTGATGTGCACTTTTAAAGAATCTGCTGCAGTAAACCTCTGTCCACATTCCGAACATACATAGGGCTTTTCACCTGTGTGAACTCTCTGGTGTCTCTTCAAGTATACTGGATGGGTGAAACCTTTTCCACACTGTccacaaatgtattttttttcagctgAATGCATTTTCATATGTCTTGTTAAGGCAGCTACATTGGGAAATATCTTCCCACATTCATTACAACCATGTGTTTGTTCACCTGAATAACAGTTTCTGTCTGTCCTTGTATTGCAAAGTCTTCCATTGCTCAAATCAATCCCATTCAAGTAAAGTTGCTGGGACTGTTTCTTATGAAATGCATTAGTGGAACTTGTTACAAACTGTGAAGAGCCTAACCAATCAGCATGAATGTCTTTCCTCTGAGATGAAGGAATGGGCTGCTCCTCTTGATGAGCTCCGTTTGATCTCTCTTTACAATCCCATTCTAGTCGTGCCTCTGATTTCTCCTCTATAAATCCACTGGAAACTACTATATCTCCACTTGATTCAGACTTTATTTGGTCGAATGTAATTTCAACACCATTAGTGCACTGAGAGTCATTGTACTGTGATGGACAAACAGAATCTGGACCAGTCCCTTTCTCTGTTTGATGATACTCCAGGCAAACTCCCAATCCCATCTTCTCAGTGCCGGGATTCTGCATAGCAGCAATATCCCCTGTATGGGTGCAGCTCAGATCAGATTCATTTTTAACACACAAGGCCATGATTCCTCACTTCGCAGGCCAGGAC
It includes:
- the LOC140586937 gene encoding uncharacterized protein, whose amino-acid sequence is MALCVKNESDLSCTHTGDIAAMQNPGTEKMGLGVCLEYHQTEKGTGPDSVCPSQYNDSQCTNGVEITFDQIKSESSGDIVVSSGFIEEKSEARLEWDCKERSNGAHQEEQPIPSSQRKDIHADWLGSSQFVTSSTNAFHKKQSQQLYLNGIDLSNGRLCNTRTDRNCYSGEQTHGCNECGKIFPNVAALTRHMKMHSAEKKYICGQCGKGFTHPVYLKRHQRVHTGEKPYVCSECGQRFTAADSLKVHIRFHSGEKPYQCTECGMRFFTRATYKNHILNHSGERPNVCDQCGKSFKDAIYLRRHCEIHLAEKPYSCTECGKGFTCLFRLTRHKRVHSGEKPYSCTECGKSFTQAAHLNIHMRIHSGEKPYSCTLCEKNFAQGSGLTVHMRTHSEEKPSKCDQCGKHFKSTYYLKKHLKIHSGEKSQGRLTGKTKSDSDCANTAYTSIIRNAAIDEGSLNARQIKPEHIDRDYIQVAEDPNTQCIDSEKFTEAKFESRGRLAIFKHTENSNAMQDLSIVKVGLEECLTSEQIKTELIDPGSDQFRHNVQLQFADCDRTGVKCEFSEGVTDFIDFATNSKVRNEDEKQRFERDLLTSDTKQLSFSRNYHDTQKSDCVGSFQIEQHQQDNSNMNKYGCLDCGKHFKSPSNLKVHKRVHSGEKPYSCTECGKSFAQAPNLKIHMRIHSGEKPYSCTLCEKSFAQGSGLTVHMRTHSEEKPSKCDHCGKHFKCMSYLKRHLKVHFRERSPCRLSMNGNTESDSVCANPAYTAIIQNTDIDEVYPNARQIKFEHIDPDYIKVAEDPNTQCIDSMKFTEAKFESRRRLVIFNNIESSGAMQDLSIVKVGLEECLESEQIKTETIDSCYDRPSLSRNDRSNQESDCVGLFQIEQHQQDKYANSNMNSNMNKHGCLDCGKSFKSPSSLKIHKKTHSREKIHSCNECGKTFANQTYLARHKETHLTEKTYICDQCGKGFTTRFYLKKHQRVHSGEKPHICSECGQRFTVAYSLKVHMRLHSGEKPYQCAECDMRFYTRATFKKHLLNHSGERPNICGKSGKSFKDAASLRRHCHSERPYICTECGKSFTRAIHLTVHKRIHSGEKPFTCTVCGKRFSDISNLKKHVKRCFTNVLPMCFRRHLKVNSGKRPHGCTVCGKIFSDISNLKKHERIHSIEIAGIVKT